In Pyricularia oryzae 70-15 chromosome 2, whole genome shotgun sequence, one genomic interval encodes:
- a CDS encoding bacteriodes thetaiotaomicron symbiotic chitinase — protein sequence MVSSSILFLSFAAGALALIVPRSQDGLSVSLDPAGSLFSRQSADLRCGSQSPGGSTRCPLNVCCSVAGYCGTSDAYCLPSNGCQAGFGTCQVRTAPTCSAGAKSSNGRSIGYYQAVAARRPCDRVLPLQINTAGYTHLYFSFVLIDRTSFAITPADAADQALYSQFTALKSKGVQTWVAIGGGEFNTLDPNDPERYKIWSRMAASATSRAQFIRSLVSFMAQYGFQGADLDWEWPTDPNRGGSPVDTANYVSLVRELRVAFGTQYGLSMAIPADWGSMLYFDMQAMHPYLDTIGLMSYDLRSFEYSTDGLIRAQTDIRDITEFIKPLWYSSVPAAKINLGLASYGRGYTLRSSSCASLDANCGFTGPSAGGDCQRSPGVLSLNEINRIAAARGLTPRYDSKAMVKQLSWDNQWVGYDDAQTWAAKKTWADSVCIGGTMVWATDFTTIPGPLGGAGNPVTTDGRCGSAFGNAICGNWPDGNCCSVAGWCGSSSAHCGNGCQSGNCNSTGGGNVTTDGRCGKDFGNTVCGSWPDGGCCSSAGWCGSSTAHCGTGCQSGCS from the exons ATGGTCTCATCGTCCATTCTTTTCCTCTCCTTCGCGGCAGGGGCTCTGGCCCTTATAGTCCCGCGGAGCCAAGATGGACTAAGCGTCTCCCTAGACCCGGCGGGATCTCTTTTCTCGCGACAGTCAGCCGACCTGCGATGTGGCAGCCAAAGTCCAGGGGGCTCGACCAGATGTCCCCTAAACGTCTGCTGCTCAGTGGCTGGCTATTGCGGT ACATCTGATGCGTACTGCCTCCCGTCAAACGGGTGCCAGGCCGGCTTTGGAACATGCCAGGTCCGCACGGCCCCGACGTGCTCGGCTGGCGCCAAATCCTCCAACGGCCGCTCCATCGGCTACTACCAAGCCGTTGCCGCCCGCCGCCCGTGCGATCGCGTTCTGCCGTTGCAGATCAACACGGCCGGCTACACCCATCTGTACTTCTCCTTTGTCCTTATTGACCGGACGAGCTTTGCCATCACAccggccgacgccgccgaccaGGCGCTCTACTCTCAGTTCACCGCCCTCAAGTCCAAGGGCGTGCAGACGTGGGTTGCCATCGGCGGAGGCGAGTTCAACACGCTCGACCCTAACGATCCGGAGAGGTACAAGATATG GAGTCGCATGGCTGCCAGCGCAACTTCCCGTGCCCAGTTTATCCGCTCGCTCGTGAGCTTTATGGCGCAGTACGGGTTCCAGGGCGCGGACCTCGACTGGGAATGGCCGACTGATCCGAACAGGGGCGGCTCCCCTGTCGACACGGCTAACTATGTCAGCCTTGTCCGTGAGCTGCGTGTTGCGTTTGGCACACAGTATGGCCTGAGTATGGCGATCCCGGCGGACTGGGGCTCCATGCTTTATTTTGACATGCAAGCGATGCATCCGTATCTTGATACCATCGGCTTGATGTCTTATG ATCTCCGATCATTTGAATACTCCACAGATGGCCTGATTCGCGCCCAGACAGATATTCGCGACATCACCGAATTCATCAAGCCGCTTTGGTATTCCTCCGTGCCCGCCGCCAAGATCAACCTCGGCCTGGCCTCGTACGGCCGCGGCTACACGCTCAGAAGCTCCTCGTGCGCCTCACTCGACGCCAACTGCGGCTTCACCGGCCCGAGCGCCGGCGGGGACTGCCAGCGCAGCCCCGGGGTCCTGTCTCTCAACGAGATCAACCGCATCGCTGCGGCTCGCGGCCTGACCCCTCGGTACGACAGCAAAGCCATGGTCAAACAGCTGAGCTGGGACAATCAGTGGGTCGGTTACGACGACGCGCAAACCTGGGCCGCCAAGAAGACCTGGGCCGACAGTGTGTGCATCGGGGGAACAATGGTGTGGGCCACTGACTTCACCACGATCCCGGGACCTCTCGGTGGCGCTGGCAACCCGGTGACGACGGACGGCAGGTGTGGCAGTGCCTTTGGCAATGCTATTTGTGGAAACTGGCCGGACGGCAACTGCTGCTCAGTTGCCGGGTGGTGTGGTAGCTCGTCCGCCCACTGTGGAAACGGTTGCCAGTCTGGAAACTGTAACTCGACTGGCGGAGGAAACGTGACCACAGACGGAAGATGTGGCAAGGACTTTGGAAACACCGTGTGCGGTAGTTGGCCTGACGGCGGGTGCTGCTCAAGCGCAGGATGGTGTGGCAGTTCAACAGCTCATTGTGGCACTGGCTGTCAATCCGGCTGCTCGTAG
- a CDS encoding carboxy-cis,cis-muconate cyclase has translation MPLHHLMIGTWTPPGAIFTVQFDDEKLDIKLVKRTEIPKDEPISWMAFDHARKNIYGSAMKKWSSFAVKSPSEIVHEASHPMGGDPKAASPDTNTRAIFLLPATKPPYAVYCNPFYKPHAGYGNIFNVSDTGALATNVQDYPYQPDSGIHGMVFDPPTETYLYSADLSANRLWVHRRHLPGRNPAEVELVGSIEAPDPGDHPRWVAMHPTGKYLYALMEAGNRICEYVIDPQTHMPVYTHHSYPLVPPGMPKKDRETGKGLYRSDVCAVSSSGRYLFASARSNSFDLTGYIAAFRLRDDGSIEEQLCLNPTPTSGGHSNAVSPCPWSDEWVAMTDDEQGWIEMFRWEGEFLARVARLRIPEPGFGMNAIWYD, from the exons ATGCCCCTCCACCATTTGATGATCGGGACCTGGACCCCTCCGGGTGCTATTTTTACGGTTCAGTTTGACGATGAGAAGCTCGACATTAAGTTGGTCAAGAGGACGGAGATCCCCAAGGACGAGCCCATATCATGGATGGCCTTTGAC CATGCCAGGAAAAACATTTATGGTTCGGCCATGAAGAAGTGGTCTAGCTTTGCTGTCAAGAGTCCAAGTGAGATTGTCCACGAGGCATCTCATCCCATGGGCGGCGATC cCAAGGCTGCATCACCCGACACAAACACTCGCGCCATCTTCCTTCTGCCAGCCACCAAGCCCCCCTATGCAGTCTACTGCAACCCCTTCTACAAGCCACACGCCGGCTACGGCAACATCTTCAACGTTTCGGACACGGGCGCCCTGGCCACCAACGTCCAGGACTACCCGTACCAGCCCGACAGCGGAATCCACGGCATGGTGTTTGACCCGCCGACCGAGACCTACCTCTACTCGGCCGATCTGTCGGCGAACCGCCTCTGGGTCCACCGCCGCCATCTACCCGGCCGGAACCCCGCCGAGGTCGAGCTGGTCGGGTCCATCGAGGCGCCGGACCCGGGTGATCACCCGCGCTGGGTGGCCATGCACCCGACCGGCAAGTACCTGTACGCGCTCATGGAGGCGGGTAACCGCATCTGCGAGTATGTCATCGACCCGCAGACGCACATGCCCGTGTACACGCACCACTCGTACCCGCTCGTGCCCCCCGGAATGCCCAAGAAGGACCGCGAGACGGGCAAGGGCCTGTACCGGTCCGACGTGTGCGCCGTGTCGTCCTCGGGCCGTTACCTCTTCGCCAGCGCCCGGTCCAACAGCTTCGACCTGACGGGCTACATTGCCGCCTTCCGCCTGCGCGACGATGGCTCCATCGAGGAGCAGCTCTGTCTCAACCCGACCCCGACCAGCGGCGGTCATAGCAACGCCGTGAGCCCCTGCCCCTGGAGCGACGAGTGGGTCGCCATGACGGATGACGAGCAGGGCTGGATCGAGATGTTCAGGTGGGAGGGCGAGTTCCTGGCCAGGGTTGCGAGGCTGAGGATCCCCGAGCCTGGCTTTGGTATGAATGCCATATGGTATGACTGA